The Impatiens glandulifera chromosome 3, dImpGla2.1, whole genome shotgun sequence genome contains a region encoding:
- the LOC124931340 gene encoding WD-40 repeat-containing protein MSI4-like produces the protein MKDKGGKGEPTVDERYTQWKSLVPVLYDWLANHNLVWPSLSCRWGPQLEQATYKNRQRLYLSEQTDGSVPNTLVIANCEVVKPRVAAAEHISQFNEEARSPFVKKFKTIIHPGEVNRIRELPQNSKIVATHTDSPDVLIWDVESQPNRHAVLGAQDSRPDLVLSGHKENAEFALAMCPSDPFVLSGGKDKLVVLWSIQDHISTLASEASSSKSLGSAGASSKSNSKAAERSVDGPNLGPRGTYQGHDDTVEDVQFCPSSGQEFCSVGDDSCLILWDARSGSSPAIKVEKAHDADLHCVDWNPHNVNFILTGSADNTIRMFDRRNLKSGGVGSPVHVFEGHDAAVLCVQWSPDKSSVFGSSAEDGILNLWDIEKIGKKQETSGSRSSSYPQGLFFKHAGHRDKVVDFHWNSCDPWTIVSVSDDGESTGGGGTLQIWRMIDLIYRPEEEVLSELEKFKSHILSCNS, from the exons ATGAAAGATAAAGGTGGCAAAGGGGAGCCGACGGTAGACGAGAGGTATACACAGTGGAAGTCACTCGTCCCGGTTCTTTACGACTGGCTAGCTAATCACAATCTCGTCTGGCCTTCTCTATCATGCAG ATGGGGTCCTCAGTTAGAACAAGCTACTTACAAGAACCGCCAACGTCTTTACCTCTCGGAACAG ACTGATGGTAGTGTTCCAAATACACTTGTCATAGCAAACTGTGAAGTTGTTAAACCTAGGGTTGCTGCTGCGGAGCATATCTCACAG TTCAATGAAGAGGCCCGCTCTCCCTTTGTGAAAAAGTTCAAGACAATTATTCACCCTGGAGAG GTGAATCGAATCAGGGAGCTTCCTCAGAATAGCAAGATTGTGGCAACACACACTGACAGTCCAGAT GTTCTAATTTGGGATGTTGAGAGTCAGCCTAATCGGCATGCTGTTCTTGGAGCCCAAGACTCACGTCCAGATCTG GTACTTTCTGGCCACAAAGAAAACGCAGAATTTGCTCTTGCAATGTGCCCGAGTGATCCTTTTGTTCTTTCTGGAG GAAAGGACAAATTGGTGGTTTTATGGAGTATCCAAGACCATATATCTACATTGGCATCAGAGGCATCATCTTCTAAGTCTCTAGGATCTGCTGGTGCTAGCTCCAAAAGCAACTCAAAGGCTGCTGAGAGATCTGTCGATGGCCCTAATCTTGGTCCTCGGGGTACATACCAAGGGCATGATGATACTGTGGAAGATGTGCAGTTTTGCCCATCAAG TGGGCAGGAATTCTGTAGCGTTGGTGATGATTCCTGTCTGATATTATGGGATGCAAGGTCTGGTTCTAGTCCTGCTATAAAG GTTGAGAAAGCTCACGATGCTGACCTTCATTGTGTTGATTGGAATCCACacaatgttaattttattctGACAGG ATCGGCTGATAATACCATACGCATGTTTGACCGTCGAAATCTCAAGTCTGGAGGGGTTGGATCACCTGTTCATGTATTTGAGGGTCATGATGCTGCTGTTCTCTGTGTACAG TGGTCTCCTGACAAGTCATCTGTTTTTGGCAGTTCAGCAGAAGACGGTATTCTGAACTTGTGGGATATTGAAAAG ATTGGTAAGAAGCAGGAAACCAGTGGATCAAGATCTTCAAGTTATCCACAAGGCTTGTTCTTCAAACATGCAGGGCACAG agACAAAGTTGTTGATTTTCATTGGAACTCCTGCGACCCTTGGACAATCGTCAGTGTGTCAGATGATGGAGAAAGTACAGGTGGTGGTGGTACTCTCCAG ATATGGAGGATGATCGACTTGATCTACAGACCAGAAGAGGAGGTCCTGTCGGAGTTGGAGAAGTTCAAGTCTCATATCCTATCCTGCAACTCTTAA
- the LOC124932398 gene encoding jasmonate-induced oxygenase 1: protein MTILPEFSSEPNTGDFRAPPPSPIASGRRSSVTNEETLTQYLENSLRVPDLTLPDRVFPRQKSTGDPPVIDFESFDDISLLDLSDTLIQIGCFQIVNHGISPELRRSVSVAAEGIFDIPSEGKETMLKSPEKAYGFEEFHGEVERETSTEEFVWCKDEILKMEMVGIWPVGYSNFSEQMEKLSSAVEKVGAKILQMLAGKLERNGKKIFEDDEHDEYEGGPMTLCHVSKHHNPDDGELVVMDCLKYDVIRMLIRGSDSGHALGIHICDGSSEFHVYSKKGWFSFFPKRDALIITVGDLLQTWSGGQYKHVMGRAIYNKTQDQEQSCHISMSFILYSRKPSNIVFNTDMKAILSLSQQAAFAIIFTLLCHFLAYIANKLS, encoded by the exons ATGACAATCTTGCCGGAATTCTCGTCGGAGCCGAACACCGGCGACTTCCGtgctcctccaccttctccgATTGCTTCTGGCCGCCGTTCATCAGTTACAAACGAAGAGACACTGACCCAATACCTCGAAAATTCCCTTCGTGTTCCTGATCTCACTTTACCCGATCGGGTCTTTCCCCGACAAAAATCTACAGGAGATCCTCCGGTGATCGACTTTGAATCATTTGATGACATTTCCTTGTTAGATTTATCTGACACTCTTATCCAGATAGGATGTTTTCAGATAGTAAATCATGGAATCTCGCCGGAGCTTAGACGGTCGGTTTCTGTGGCGGCGGAAGGGATCTTTGACATTCCGTCGGAGGGAAAGGAGACAATGTTGAAGTCGCCGGAAAAGGCTTATGGGTTCGAAGAGTTCCATGGAGaagtagagagagaaacgaGTACTGAAGAGTTCGTATGGTGTAAAGATGAAATCTTGAAGATGGAGATGGTGGGAATTTGGCCTGTTGGATATTCAAATTTCAG CGAGCAAATGGAGAAGCTATCTTCAGCAGTAGAGAAAGTAGGTGCAAAGATCTTACAAATGTTGGCTGGGAAATTAGAAAGGAATGGGAAGAAGATATTTGAAGATGATGAACATGATGAATATGAAGGTGGACCAATGACATTGTGTCATGTTTCAAAGCATCATAATCCAGATGATGGTGAATTAGTAGTAATGGATTGTCTGAAATATGATGTGATCAGAATGCTAATAAGAGGATCAGACAGTGGTCATGCATTGGGCATACACATTTGTGATGGATCTTCAGAATTCCATGTCTACTCCAAGAAAGGTTGGTTCTCATTCTTTCCTAAACGAGACGCACTCATTATTACCGTTGGTGATCTTCTTCAG ACATGGAGTGGGGGACAATACAAACATGTGATGGGAAGGGCAATATACAACAAAACACAAGATCAAGAACAAAGTTGCCATATATCAATGTCTTTCATCCTTTATTCTCGTAAACCATCAAACATTGTATTCAATACTGACATGAAAGCAATACTGTCGCTCAGCCAACAAGCCGCGTTTGCCATTATCTTCACTCTTCTTTGTCATTTCTTGGCTTACATCGCCAACAAACTCTCATAG